A window from bacterium encodes these proteins:
- the ilvN gene encoding acetolactate synthase small subunit, whose translation MKNNKENYSSHLVILTVENKTGVLARIAGLFSARGYNIDSLCVSETEDSSISKVTMTVKGDERILEQIYKQLNKLIDVIKVQDLTDGDFIDRELVLIKIKTLNPVIRQEIMQLANTFRAKVVDIGKKSLTLEVVGKVSKISAMIELLKSYGVKEIVRTGRIALPREFGQHKK comes from the coding sequence ATGAAAAATAATAAAGAAAATTATTCTTCTCATCTTGTAATTTTAACTGTGGAAAATAAGACTGGTGTGCTTGCAAGGATAGCTGGTTTATTTTCTGCAAGAGGTTATAATATAGATAGTTTATGTGTTTCAGAAACTGAAGACTCCTCTATATCAAAAGTTACTATGACGGTAAAAGGTGATGAAAGGATACTTGAACAGATTTATAAACAGTTAAATAAACTTATTGATGTTATAAAGGTACAAGATTTGACTGACGGAGATTTTATAGATAGAGAACTTGTTCTTATAAAGATTAAAACCTTAAATCCTGTAATAAGGCAGGAGATAATGCAACTTGCTAACACTTTTAGAGCGAAAGTTGTAGATATAGGTAAAAAATCTCTTACTCTTGAGGTTGTAGGAAAGGTATCAAAAATTTCTGCAATGATTGAGTTGCTCAAAAGTTATGGGGTTAAAGAGATAGTGAGAACAGGTAGAATAGCCCTTCCGAGAGAGTTTGGGCAACATAAAAAATAA
- the ilvC gene encoding ketol-acid reductoisomerase, producing MAKIYYEKDADLKYLEGKKVGVLGYGSQGRAHALNLKDSGVDVIVSELEGTDNYKLAVKDGFSPMKIADVTKAADVLMVLVQDNLQPILYKNCIEPNLKEGQALGFAHGFSILFNQVVPPKNVDVFMVAPKGPGDLLRDQFEQGNGVPCLVAVEQDFTGNALGIALAYAKGLGGTRCGVVQTTFKEETETDLFGEQAILCGGISQLIKYAFETLVEAGYQPEVAYYETCHELKLIVDLINSRGIQGMRKVVSDTAEYGDMAIGPMVIDENVKDNMWDVLENVQNGNFAKDWITENLVGRPVFNALRRQSEEHLIEKIGKKMRDMMPWLKGK from the coding sequence ATGGCTAAGATATATTATGAAAAGGATGCAGATTTAAAATACCTGGAAGGTAAGAAAGTAGGGGTTTTAGGGTATGGAAGTCAAGGAAGAGCGCACGCATTAAACCTTAAAGATAGTGGAGTTGATGTAATAGTTAGCGAGTTGGAAGGTACAGATAACTATAAATTGGCTGTAAAAGATGGGTTTTCACCTATGAAAATTGCTGATGTTACAAAAGCAGCAGACGTTCTTATGGTGTTGGTACAAGATAATCTTCAGCCAATATTATACAAGAATTGTATTGAGCCAAACCTAAAAGAAGGGCAAGCTCTTGGGTTTGCTCACGGTTTTTCTATCCTTTTTAATCAGGTTGTGCCACCCAAAAACGTTGATGTTTTTATGGTTGCGCCAAAAGGTCCTGGAGATTTGTTGAGAGACCAGTTTGAGCAAGGTAATGGGGTACCCTGTCTTGTTGCTGTAGAACAGGATTTTACAGGTAATGCTCTTGGTATTGCACTTGCCTACGCAAAAGGGCTTGGTGGAACAAGGTGTGGTGTGGTTCAAACAACCTTTAAGGAAGAGACCGAAACAGACCTTTTTGGTGAGCAGGCGATTCTTTGTGGTGGAATCAGTCAGTTGATTAAGTACGCATTTGAAACATTGGTTGAAGCCGGCTACCAGCCAGAGGTTGCTTACTATGAAACATGTCATGAGTTAAAACTTATTGTTGACCTGATTAATTCAAGAGGTATACAAGGAATGAGAAAAGTTGTAAGCGATACTGCTGAATATGGTGATATGGCAATAGGTCCTATGGTTATAGATGAGAATGTAAAAGATAATATGTGGGATGTCCTTGAAAATGTGCAGAACGGGAATTTTGCAAAAGACTGGATTACTGAAAATCTTGTAGGCAGACCTGTTTTTAACGCTTTGCGCAGACAGTCAGAAGAGCATCTTATAGAGAAGATTGGTAAAAAGATGAGAGATATGATGCCCTGGCTTAAAGGAAAATAA